A section of the Pseudanabaena mucicola str. Chao 1806 genome encodes:
- the ureG gene encoding urease accessory protein UreG, which yields MSPFRVGVAGPVGSGKTALVDSLCKSMRSHFQIAVVTNDIYTQEDAQFLVRSEALERDRIVGVETGGCPHTAIREDASMNLAAIEQLELRFTNLDLIFVESGGDNLASTFSPELVDLTLYVIDVAAGDKIPRKGGPGITKSDLLVINKIDLAPYVGADLSVMERDALRMRGSKPFVFSNLKNQDGLESITNFIIKRM from the coding sequence ATGTCACCATTTCGTGTTGGCGTTGCTGGTCCCGTCGGTTCTGGAAAAACTGCCCTTGTTGATTCACTCTGTAAGTCCATGCGATCGCATTTTCAAATTGCTGTCGTAACAAATGATATTTATACTCAAGAGGACGCTCAGTTCCTCGTACGAAGTGAAGCTCTAGAGCGCGATCGTATTGTTGGCGTAGAGACAGGTGGCTGTCCCCATACTGCCATTCGCGAAGATGCCTCTATGAATTTAGCCGCGATCGAGCAATTAGAACTTCGATTTACTAATTTAGATTTAATCTTTGTCGAAAGTGGTGGTGATAACCTTGCATCTACTTTTAGTCCTGAATTAGTTGATTTGACTCTATATGTGATTGATGTTGCAGCAGGTGACAAGATTCCCCGCAAGGGCGGACCAGGAATTACCAAGTCTGACTTGTTAGTGATTAATAAAATTGACTTAGCTCCTTACGTTGGTGCAGATTTAAGCGTTATGGAACGTGATGCTCTAAGGATGCGTGGTAGCAAACCTTTTGTCTTTAGCAATCTCAAAAATCAAGATGGTTTAGAGAGCATAACTAATTTCATTATTAAAAGAATGTAA
- the urtA gene encoding urea ABC transporter substrate-binding protein: MSKKINRRKFIVYGSAALGVSGLIKACTPATPTATTTTAATTAATTATSTAAAKGGTIKVGILHSLSGTMAISEKSLVDATQLAIEEINKKGGVLGKQIEAIVEDGNSDWPTFAEKAKKLIDQDKVVVVFGCWTSASRKAVLPVFESKDHLLFYPVQYEGQECSKNIFYTGAAPNQQIEPSVEWLLKNKGKEFFLVGSDYVFPRTANTIIKAQLEALGGKVVGEDYLPLGNSEVTPIITKIKQALPNGGVIYNSLNGDSNVAFFKQMQGAGLTADKYPSMSVSIAEEEVKAIGPEFLKGHYAAWNYFMTVDNPVNKKFVEAFKAKYGADRVTNDPMEAGYIAVNIWKQAVEKAGKAEDLEAVRMAALGQTFDAPEGKVTMENSHHLSKFVRIGEVTSDGQFKIVFETKSAVAPLPWNQFVAETKGFACDYSDKSKGGKFKKA, from the coding sequence ATGAGTAAGAAAATTAATCGTCGTAAGTTTATCGTTTATGGGTCTGCTGCCCTTGGGGTTAGTGGTTTAATCAAAGCTTGTACTCCAGCTACCCCCACAGCAACCACAACGACTGCTGCAACGACTGCTGCAACGACTGCTACGAGTACCGCAGCAGCTAAAGGTGGCACAATCAAGGTTGGTATCTTGCACTCTCTTAGTGGCACAATGGCGATCAGTGAAAAGAGCCTAGTTGATGCAACCCAACTTGCGATCGAAGAAATTAATAAGAAGGGTGGTGTGCTTGGCAAGCAAATCGAAGCGATCGTAGAGGATGGTAACTCTGATTGGCCAACATTCGCCGAAAAAGCTAAAAAATTAATCGATCAGGACAAGGTTGTGGTCGTATTTGGTTGCTGGACTTCTGCTAGCCGCAAAGCTGTACTTCCTGTATTTGAATCTAAAGATCATTTACTCTTTTACCCCGTACAGTACGAGGGTCAAGAATGTTCTAAGAACATCTTCTACACTGGCGCTGCACCTAACCAACAGATTGAACCTTCAGTAGAATGGTTGCTCAAGAATAAGGGTAAAGAGTTCTTCCTCGTTGGTTCTGACTATGTATTCCCTCGTACTGCCAATACCATCATCAAGGCACAGTTGGAAGCTTTAGGCGGTAAGGTCGTTGGTGAGGACTATCTGCCTCTTGGTAACTCTGAAGTTACACCTATCATCACCAAGATTAAGCAAGCACTTCCAAATGGTGGCGTAATCTATAACTCCCTCAATGGTGACAGTAATGTTGCCTTCTTTAAGCAGATGCAAGGTGCTGGGCTCACAGCTGACAAATATCCTTCTATGTCCGTTAGCATCGCTGAAGAAGAAGTCAAAGCCATCGGTCCTGAATTCCTCAAGGGTCACTATGCTGCATGGAACTACTTCATGACGGTTGATAACCCCGTTAACAAGAAGTTTGTTGAAGCTTTCAAGGCAAAGTATGGTGCTGATCGTGTAACCAATGACCCAATGGAAGCTGGATACATCGCTGTAAATATATGGAAGCAGGCAGTTGAGAAAGCAGGTAAAGCTGAAGATCTCGAAGCTGTAAGAATGGCTGCTCTCGGTCAAACATTTGATGCACCTGAAGGTAAGGTGACTATGGAAAATAGCCATCACTTGTCGAAGTTTGTCCGTATCGGTGAAGTTACATCTGATGGACAGTTCAAGATTGTGTTTGAAACTAAGTCCGCAGTTGCTCCGTTACCTTGGAATCAGTTCGTAGCTGAGACTAAGGGCTTTGCTTGTGATTACTCTGATAAGTCAAAGGGTGGCAAGTTTAAGAAGGCTTAG
- the urtB gene encoding urea ABC transporter permease subunit UrtB has product MNENLLRLLEGVFNGISTGSVLLLAALGLAIVFGLMGVINMAHGELMMLGAYTTFVVQNGFKKLGEPWSEFYVFFALIAAFLFTAGIGFLLEKGVIRYLYGRPLETLLATWGVSLILQQFVRSVNWGIITAILVFSLLYFGAVWILQKRSNWESIRNWAIAILLPLSLAISGAVAVFLAQTYKMAVTQPWFGAQNVDVTAPKWLRGGIAIGSLQLPYVRLFIIVLTIACVVGIYLFLERSPWGLRIRAVTQNRQMSACLGIPTKTVDALTFSLGSGLAGIAGCAVSFLGSVGPNTGQNYIVDTFMVVVVGGVGKLIGSIAAAMAIGITSYLFGSQTFVTLFGAQSPVAGFFTFFGTTSMAKVLLFLIIVAFLQYKPAGMFPQKGRSVEL; this is encoded by the coding sequence ATGAATGAAAATCTTCTCCGACTTCTAGAGGGAGTATTTAATGGTATCAGTACTGGTTCGGTACTATTACTAGCTGCACTAGGATTGGCGATCGTCTTTGGCTTAATGGGTGTAATTAATATGGCTCATGGCGAATTGATGATGTTAGGTGCATATACAACCTTTGTGGTGCAAAATGGCTTCAAAAAGTTGGGAGAACCTTGGTCAGAATTTTATGTTTTCTTTGCCCTGATAGCTGCTTTTCTATTTACCGCAGGGATTGGCTTTCTCCTCGAAAAAGGTGTGATTCGCTATCTCTATGGCAGACCACTGGAGACGTTGCTAGCAACTTGGGGCGTAAGTTTGATTTTGCAGCAATTTGTGAGGAGTGTGAATTGGGGGATTATTACGGCGATCTTAGTATTTAGTCTGTTGTATTTTGGTGCTGTCTGGATCTTGCAGAAAAGATCGAATTGGGAATCAATTCGCAATTGGGCGATCGCTATTTTATTACCCCTATCCCTTGCAATTTCGGGAGCCGTGGCGGTATTTCTAGCCCAGACTTACAAAATGGCAGTCACTCAACCTTGGTTTGGTGCTCAAAATGTGGACGTGACTGCTCCTAAGTGGTTAAGAGGTGGTATCGCGATCGGGTCATTGCAATTACCCTATGTCCGTTTATTCATTATTGTTTTAACGATCGCTTGTGTAGTTGGTATTTATCTATTTCTAGAAAGATCACCTTGGGGCTTGCGTATTCGAGCAGTTACCCAAAATCGTCAAATGAGCGCTTGCTTAGGTATTCCTACGAAAACTGTGGATGCTTTAACATTTTCTCTTGGTTCTGGATTGGCTGGGATCGCTGGATGTGCAGTGAGCTTCCTTGGTTCGGTGGGACCAAATACAGGACAAAACTACATTGTCGATACCTTTATGGTGGTGGTCGTTGGTGGTGTAGGTAAGTTGATTGGTAGTATTGCAGCGGCTATGGCGATCGGAATTACCAGCTATCTCTTCGGTTCGCAAACCTTTGTGACTTTATTTGGTGCACAAAGTCCCGTAGCAGGATTTTTCACTTTCTTTGGAACTACGAGTATGGCAAAAGTGCTGCTGTTCCTAATAATTGTTGCTTTCCTACAATATAAGCCTGCGGGAATGTTCCCTCAAAAAGGTCGTTCAGTGGAGTTGTAA
- the urtC gene encoding urea ABC transporter permease subunit UrtC, producing MSTKEDSSIIPTPSPAKNPSNNKWRSLGIEIGVGLVIALLLIFVIPEIFKATGQSFRITMLGRFLALAIVALGIDLIWGYTGLLSLGHGVFFGLGGYALAMHLKLQFPPDATDKLPSFMPLYGITKLPALWEPFFSFEFTLLAIVIIPAIVGAILGYLVFRNRIRGVYFSILTQATTIIFFNFFNGQQQYINGTNGLTDFKTLFGYDVNSPETQRVFYILTVVFLGLAYALCRWLTSGRFGRLLIALRDDENRARFSGYDPTGFKVLVFAISAVLAGIGGALFTPQTGIISPKAMDIGLSIEMVIWVAVGGRATLVGALIGAILVNFAKSLLSEQFPEIWLFFQGAMFLIVVMVLPDGLVGWFRTTGVMLFNRVFRKRQKVTYPSLELDPEVQNERQNLGD from the coding sequence ATGAGTACGAAAGAAGATAGTTCTATTATTCCGACTCCATCTCCAGCCAAGAATCCATCAAACAACAAGTGGCGATCGCTTGGGATTGAAATTGGTGTCGGTTTAGTGATCGCCCTATTATTGATTTTTGTAATTCCCGAAATTTTTAAGGCTACGGGGCAATCTTTTCGGATCACGATGTTAGGACGATTTTTGGCTTTAGCGATCGTTGCTTTAGGGATTGACTTGATCTGGGGATATACAGGACTTTTGAGCTTAGGACATGGTGTGTTTTTCGGGTTGGGAGGCTATGCCCTCGCTATGCATTTAAAACTGCAATTCCCTCCCGATGCGACGGATAAGCTACCTTCTTTCATGCCTCTCTACGGGATTACCAAATTACCTGCCCTATGGGAACCATTTTTCTCATTTGAATTTACACTTTTAGCGATCGTCATAATCCCTGCGATCGTGGGTGCAATCTTAGGATATCTCGTATTTAGAAACCGTATTCGCGGTGTATATTTCTCAATTCTGACTCAAGCAACTACGATTATTTTCTTCAACTTCTTTAACGGTCAGCAGCAATATATCAATGGTACTAACGGACTCACTGATTTTAAAACTCTGTTTGGTTATGACGTGAATTCTCCCGAAACCCAAAGAGTCTTCTATATACTCACTGTGGTTTTCCTTGGGCTTGCCTATGCCCTCTGTCGATGGCTTACCAGTGGTAGATTTGGACGCTTATTAATCGCTCTAAGAGATGATGAAAACCGCGCCCGTTTCTCTGGCTATGATCCTACAGGTTTTAAGGTTTTAGTCTTTGCAATATCCGCAGTTTTAGCAGGAATCGGTGGTGCTCTCTTCACACCTCAGACAGGTATCATTTCACCAAAGGCAATGGATATTGGCTTATCAATTGAAATGGTAATTTGGGTTGCAGTCGGCGGACGGGCTACCTTAGTTGGAGCCTTAATTGGTGCAATTTTGGTCAATTTTGCTAAGAGTCTGCTCAGTGAACAGTTTCCAGAAATTTGGCTATTCTTTCAAGGGGCAATGTTCTTAATTGTTGTTATGGTGCTACCTGATGGCTTAGTAGGTTGGTTCCGCACAACTGGCGTAATGCTATTTAACAGAGTATTTAGAAAGAGACAAAAGGTTACATATCCTAGTCTTGAATTAGATCCAGAGGTACAAAATGAGCGGCAGAATCTTGGAGATTGA
- the urtD gene encoding urea ABC transporter ATP-binding protein UrtD, whose amino-acid sequence MSGRILEIEDVTVSFDGFKAINKLNFDMEQGELRVIIGPNGAGKTTFLDVITGKTKPTEGQVRFKGRNTRSLSEHQIARMGVGRKFQTPRVYLNLTPRENLELASNPNKNVFSTLFKSPSVVEKQKVNDLLQTIGLINKSEMKAEFLSHGEKQWLEIGMLIAQSPDLLLVDEPVAGLTDEETEKTGELLMSLADSHSIIVIEHDMEFVRQIARKVTVLHQGSVLCEGNFEEVQNDPRVIEVYLGQQEEDH is encoded by the coding sequence ATGAGCGGCAGAATCTTGGAGATTGAAGATGTCACAGTTAGTTTTGATGGATTTAAAGCTATCAATAAACTAAACTTTGATATGGAACAAGGAGAATTGAGAGTAATTATTGGTCCTAACGGTGCAGGAAAAACCACCTTCTTGGATGTAATTACTGGTAAAACTAAACCCACTGAAGGGCAAGTAAGATTTAAAGGTAGAAATACGCGATCACTTTCTGAGCATCAAATCGCCAGAATGGGAGTAGGTCGTAAGTTCCAGACTCCTCGTGTATATCTTAATCTCACCCCTAGAGAGAATCTTGAATTAGCTAGTAATCCTAATAAAAATGTTTTCTCAACACTATTTAAATCACCATCGGTAGTCGAAAAGCAAAAGGTTAACGATCTTTTGCAAACTATTGGCTTAATTAATAAGTCTGAGATGAAAGCAGAATTTCTATCACACGGTGAAAAGCAGTGGTTAGAAATTGGCATGTTAATTGCTCAATCTCCCGATCTTCTGTTAGTCGATGAGCCTGTTGCAGGATTAACTGATGAAGAAACTGAGAAAACTGGTGAACTATTAATGTCTCTAGCAGACTCCCATTCTATTATCGTAATTGAGCATGATATGGAGTTTGTGCGTCAGATTGCACGTAAAGTGACGGTTTTACATCAAGGTAGTGTTCTTTGTGAAGGCAACTTTGAAGAAGTGCAGAACGATCCAAGGGTAATTGAAGTTTATTTGGGACAGCAAGAAGAAGATCATTAG
- the urtE gene encoding urea ABC transporter ATP-binding subunit UrtE, whose product MEETYDPILRINNLNVYYGESHILRNVDMGVASGKMVCLIGRNGVGKTTLLKTIMGLLKPRQGDVSFFGKDITQFTPDQRARMGVGYVPQGREVMPRMTVRENLLLGLESRPVTPAVRQNLSDMVYELFPVLKSMLNRMGGDLSGGQQQQLAIARALMGQPRLLILDEPTEGIQPSIILEIEAAVKHIVETTGISILLVEQHLHFVRQADWYYAMQKGGIVASGKTSELSNEVIQKFLAV is encoded by the coding sequence ATGGAAGAAACTTACGATCCAATTTTGCGAATTAATAATCTTAATGTTTATTATGGTGAGAGCCATATTCTCCGCAATGTGGATATGGGTGTGGCTTCTGGCAAAATGGTCTGTCTCATTGGACGTAATGGAGTTGGTAAAACCACTCTCTTAAAGACAATTATGGGTTTACTCAAGCCCAGACAGGGAGATGTTTCCTTTTTTGGGAAAGATATTACTCAGTTTACACCTGATCAACGGGCGAGAATGGGTGTAGGTTATGTGCCACAGGGTCGCGAAGTAATGCCCCGTATGACTGTGAGAGAAAATCTCTTACTTGGTTTAGAATCTCGCCCCGTTACGCCTGCGGTGCGCCAAAATCTTTCGGATATGGTGTATGAGCTATTTCCAGTATTAAAATCAATGCTCAATCGCATGGGCGGTGATCTAAGCGGCGGTCAACAACAACAATTAGCGATCGCCCGTGCTTTGATGGGGCAGCCTAGATTGTTAATTCTAGATGAACCAACGGAAGGAATACAGCCATCAATTATTCTTGAAATTGAGGCAGCAGTTAAACATATTGTAGAAACTACTGGGATTTCTATTTTACTGGTGGAACAGCATTTACATTTTGTGCGTCAGGCTGATTGGTATTATGCTATGCAAAAAGGTGGCATTGTTGCTTCTGGTAAAACTTCAGAGCTCAGTAACGAAGTCATTCAGAAATTCTTGGCAGTTTAG
- a CDS encoding NAD(P)H-quinone oxidoreductase subunit 4, with amino-acid sequence MTLDQFPWLTAIVLLPLIASLLIPILPDKEGKTVRWYALGVGIADFILMCYAFWKNYDPSSATFQLAEKYTWISQLGLSWAVSVDGISAPLVLLAGIVTTLSIFAAWQVNIKPRLFYFLMLVLYSAQIGVFVAQDLLMFFIMWEVELIPVYLLVSIWGGQKRQYAATKFLLYTAAASIFILVAGLAMALYGNNLTFDISELALKEFPLFLELALYAGLLIAFGVKLAIFPLHTWLPDAHGEASSPVSMILAGVLLKMGGYGLIRLNMGLLEHAHVYFAPILAMLGVVNIVYGAVNSFAQTNMKRRLAFSSVSHMGFVLIGIASFTDLGISGAMLQMLSHGLIASVLFFLAGVTYDRTHTMLLNEMGYIGKVMPKVFALFTVGALASLALPGMSGFASEIAVFVGITSSDVYSSTFRTVTVFLAAVGVILTPIYLLSMLRQIFYACEGNPTCDINPSCDISDISLRAQGNQEVVCFGTSCALPSESDFSDARPREVFIAVCFLVPIIAIGAYPKMATGFYDATTVVINSQMRQAHSDVSSLKNSPILAHPSAFPTVSEAQAVTVIANK; translated from the coding sequence ATGACATTAGACCAATTTCCTTGGCTTACCGCGATTGTACTGCTCCCCCTCATAGCTTCCCTACTAATCCCCATATTGCCTGACAAAGAAGGCAAAACTGTGCGTTGGTATGCATTAGGTGTAGGCATCGCTGACTTTATTTTGATGTGCTACGCCTTCTGGAAAAACTATGATCCGAGTAGTGCAACATTTCAGCTCGCGGAAAAGTACACATGGATATCCCAGTTAGGTCTCAGTTGGGCGGTCTCGGTCGATGGCATCTCTGCACCCTTGGTACTACTAGCAGGAATTGTCACCACACTATCTATATTTGCTGCGTGGCAAGTTAATATCAAACCTCGCTTGTTCTACTTCCTAATGTTGGTGCTGTACTCTGCACAGATCGGCGTATTTGTTGCCCAAGATCTCCTGATGTTTTTCATCATGTGGGAAGTAGAACTAATTCCTGTGTATTTGCTCGTCTCAATTTGGGGTGGACAAAAACGCCAGTATGCAGCAACCAAATTTTTGCTTTACACTGCAGCCGCTTCCATTTTTATTTTAGTGGCAGGTTTAGCAATGGCTCTCTACGGTAACAACCTTACCTTTGATATTTCCGAGCTAGCCCTCAAAGAATTCCCTCTATTTCTGGAGCTTGCCCTATATGCAGGTTTATTAATTGCCTTTGGTGTTAAACTTGCAATTTTCCCTCTCCATACTTGGTTGCCTGATGCTCATGGAGAAGCATCTTCACCCGTATCAATGATCTTGGCTGGTGTATTGCTGAAAATGGGCGGTTATGGTTTGATTCGTTTAAATATGGGATTACTTGAACATGCTCATGTATACTTTGCGCCAATATTAGCAATGTTAGGCGTGGTAAATATTGTTTATGGGGCAGTGAATTCCTTTGCTCAAACCAATATGAAGCGTCGCCTTGCTTTCTCCTCAGTTTCCCACATGGGCTTTGTTCTCATCGGTATTGCCTCCTTCACAGATTTGGGAATTAGTGGGGCAATGTTGCAAATGCTTTCCCACGGATTGATTGCGTCAGTCTTATTTTTCTTAGCTGGTGTTACCTATGATCGCACTCACACAATGTTATTGAATGAGATGGGTTACATTGGTAAGGTCATGCCTAAGGTATTTGCTCTGTTTACCGTTGGAGCCTTGGCATCTTTGGCTCTTCCTGGCATGAGTGGTTTCGCTAGTGAAATTGCGGTATTTGTGGGAATAACCTCTAGCGATGTCTATAGCTCTACTTTCCGAACAGTCACCGTATTCCTCGCTGCAGTTGGCGTAATTCTCACGCCGATTTATCTACTCTCCATGTTGCGTCAGATTTTCTACGCCTGTGAGGGTAATCCTACCTGTGATATCAATCCTTCCTGCGATATCTCGGATATCAGTCTCAGAGCCCAAGGTAATCAAGAAGTAGTTTGTTTTGGGACAAGTTGTGCATTACCCAGTGAATCTGACTTTAGTGATGCCAGACCTCGTGAAGTATTTATTGCGGTTTGCTTCTTAGTACCAATTATTGCGATCGGTGCTTATCCAAAGATGGCAACAGGTTTTTATGATGCGACCACGGTGGTGATTAATTCGCAAATGCGTCAAGCTCATTCTGATGTATCTTCATTAAAAAATTCTCCCATTTTGGCTCATCCATCTGCCTTCCCTACAGTTTCAGAAGCTCAAGCTGTCACAGTTATAGCGAACAAGTAA
- a CDS encoding sulfite exporter TauE/SafE family protein — MNYFLLSGFSFIVGTVVGLTGIGGASLITPMLIFMFNVPAAIAVGSDIVAATMMKAIASISHWRQETVDFQVVKWLAFGSVPGALLGVVILHILQSQGWSLDSFLLPSIGTVILLVTIAGLVQLSLATFAPNISPLSFTTFDLETTNGKTKAILTGFILGCMVGLTSVSSGSLFALVLMTFFRLDARKLVGTDITQAAILLGFTSLGHLSLGTVDWHIVIPIWIGSVPGVILGSKICKLAPQRALRYLIFVILLTVSWKLIHSA, encoded by the coding sequence ATGAATTACTTCTTACTCTCAGGATTTAGTTTTATTGTTGGTACTGTCGTTGGATTAACAGGAATAGGTGGTGCTTCCTTAATCACACCCATGCTGATCTTTATGTTTAATGTCCCCGCAGCGATCGCTGTTGGCTCGGATATTGTTGCCGCCACGATGATGAAAGCGATCGCCAGTATTAGCCATTGGCGACAAGAAACCGTCGATTTTCAAGTCGTAAAATGGTTAGCCTTTGGTAGTGTACCTGGAGCATTATTGGGAGTTGTCATTCTTCATATCTTGCAATCTCAAGGATGGAGTTTAGATTCATTTCTATTACCTTCTATCGGTACGGTGATTTTGTTAGTCACGATTGCAGGTTTAGTCCAATTATCTCTCGCCACTTTTGCACCAAATATATCACCTCTCTCCTTTACCACTTTTGATCTAGAGACAACTAACGGTAAGACCAAAGCAATCCTGACTGGATTTATTCTCGGCTGCATGGTTGGACTAACTAGTGTTTCTTCTGGATCACTCTTTGCTCTAGTACTAATGACTTTCTTTAGATTGGATGCTCGCAAATTGGTAGGTACTGATATCACCCAAGCTGCCATATTACTAGGTTTTACCTCATTGGGGCATCTCAGCCTTGGTACAGTTGATTGGCATATCGTAATTCCTATTTGGATTGGTTCTGTACCTGGAGTAATTCTAGGTTCAAAAATCTGCAAATTAGCACCACAAAGAGCTTTACGCTATCTTATTTTTGTTATTTTGTTAACAGTTAGCTGGAAGTTAATCCACTCTGCATAA
- a CDS encoding lipid-A-disaccharide synthase-related protein: MKPKRVLFISNGHGEDLNACEVLKAFRRKYANVEVIALPLVGEGNTYRRAGVEIATPTKALPSGGFGYMSLHKQISDFQSGLVSLTWQQIKAAKLCGKNCDYAFATGDVLPAIFAYLTGLPYGLFLVSSSGFYENRFIPRWELSLIMRSPRCRQILTRDAYSAKLLQKRGYHNVGYAGYPIMDVLEPTGKPLNLAPNVPMIALLSGSRLPEAAENLALQLSLCVVIAQEFAPNPVQFRAALVPSMIPQLPELATKSGWEYTDGNLYQRDANVGVICFSDAFPDILQQCDLAIGMAGTAVEQAVGLGKPVVQIMGNGPQFSYRFAEAQQRLLGLSVQTIGKKSATPEILREAARCVKRTLGDRDYLERCRQNGLERVGSKGGSEGLADAIASHLFN; the protein is encoded by the coding sequence ATGAAACCAAAACGAGTTCTATTTATCAGCAATGGTCATGGCGAGGATTTAAATGCCTGTGAAGTTTTAAAGGCTTTTCGGCGCAAGTATGCCAATGTAGAAGTGATCGCTTTACCACTGGTGGGAGAAGGTAATACCTATCGTCGTGCTGGGGTAGAAATTGCGACACCGACTAAAGCTTTGCCATCGGGGGGATTTGGCTATATGAGCTTGCATAAACAAATTTCCGATTTTCAGTCAGGTTTGGTTAGCTTGACTTGGCAACAAATTAAAGCTGCAAAGTTATGTGGTAAAAACTGTGACTATGCCTTTGCCACAGGCGATGTACTTCCCGCAATTTTTGCTTACCTGACGGGATTGCCCTATGGGCTGTTTTTAGTCTCATCATCAGGTTTTTATGAAAATCGCTTTATCCCACGTTGGGAACTATCACTGATCATGCGATCGCCGCGTTGTCGGCAAATTTTGACCCGTGATGCCTATAGTGCGAAACTGCTGCAAAAGCGGGGATATCACAATGTGGGTTATGCAGGCTATCCGATCATGGATGTTTTGGAACCAACAGGAAAGCCTCTGAATTTAGCCCCAAATGTGCCAATGATCGCTTTATTGTCGGGAAGTCGTTTGCCTGAAGCTGCGGAAAATTTAGCATTGCAATTAAGCCTATGTGTTGTGATTGCCCAAGAGTTTGCCCCTAATCCCGTCCAGTTTCGGGCTGCCCTTGTACCTAGCATGATCCCCCAATTGCCTGAACTTGCCACTAAGTCAGGTTGGGAATATACTGACGGCAATCTCTATCAAAGGGATGCTAATGTTGGGGTCATTTGTTTTAGTGATGCCTTTCCCGATATTTTGCAGCAATGTGATCTCGCGATCGGTATGGCTGGAACCGCCGTTGAGCAGGCTGTGGGATTAGGAAAACCAGTTGTTCAAATTATGGGAAATGGTCCGCAATTTTCCTATCGATTTGCCGAAGCACAGCAAAGGTTGCTGGGACTATCAGTGCAAACCATTGGCAAAAAATCCGCTACACCTGAAATTTTGCGAGAAGCAGCAAGGTGTGTCAAACGGACTTTAGGCGATCGCGATTATTTGGAACGCTGCCGCCAAAATGGTTTAGAGCGCGTCGGTAGCAAAGGTGGTTCTGAAGGTTTAGCCGATGCGATCGCCAGTCATCTATTCAACTAG
- a CDS encoding energy-coupling factor ABC transporter ATP-binding protein — translation MHHNPISIENLSYVYPDGIQALKGINLQIAATERVGIVGANGSGKSTLLLHLNGILMPQQGEIVIGEMLVSSKKLLAIRNFVGLVFQNPDDQLFMPTVWEDVAFGPMNQGIKGEELKIRVAEALVAVGLDVTKYADRQSHNLSGGEKKRVAIAGVLAMQPQVLVCDEPSAQLDPRSRRQLIQLLRTLPETQLIATHDLDLVLDLCNRTIVLSEGKIVYDGDTKQVLSDHQFLLAHALEMPLSLA, via the coding sequence ATGCACCATAACCCAATCTCTATTGAAAACCTCAGTTATGTCTATCCTGATGGTATTCAGGCTCTGAAAGGGATTAATCTCCAAATCGCCGCAACAGAACGAGTAGGGATCGTGGGCGCAAATGGATCGGGTAAATCCACGTTATTACTGCATCTCAACGGTATCTTGATGCCACAACAGGGCGAAATCGTGATTGGTGAAATGCTGGTTTCCTCCAAGAAATTGTTAGCGATTCGTAACTTTGTTGGTCTTGTATTTCAGAATCCCGACGATCAGCTATTTATGCCTACGGTTTGGGAAGATGTTGCTTTTGGTCCGATGAATCAGGGTATCAAAGGGGAAGAACTCAAAATTAGAGTAGCTGAGGCATTAGTTGCTGTAGGGCTAGATGTGACTAAATATGCTGATCGCCAGTCCCATAATCTGTCGGGAGGCGAAAAGAAGCGCGTGGCGATCGCTGGGGTGTTAGCGATGCAGCCACAGGTTTTAGTATGTGATGAACCTTCTGCTCAGCTAGATCCGCGATCGCGTCGTCAATTAATTCAGCTTTTACGAACTTTGCCAGAAACCCAGTTAATCGCGACTCATGATTTGGACTTAGTTCTAGATTTGTGCAACCGCACGATAGTTTTGAGCGAAGGAAAAATTGTCTATGACGGGGACACGAAACAGGTATTAAGCGACCATCAGTTTTTGCTAGCCCATGCACTGGAGATGCCCCTCAGTCTTGCGTAA